A genomic window from Bacillota bacterium includes:
- a CDS encoding 5-formyltetrahydrofolate cyclo-ligase yields the protein MYGKKLIRQEILNLRGSLSSEEVNKKSRMIFNKLMTMEIYCNSKIIMCYMDFKNEVKTEGFIKTSLQKEKRIAVPLIDTDMNGKKGIVPCEIYNMDYELEKGILGILEPKKEFKRVLNPEDIDLVIVPGIAFDLRKNRIGYGAGYYDRFLTSIRRDCLKIGVAFELQIVNEITAEAHDVPLDMIITEKRVIK from the coding sequence ATTTATGGTAAAAAACTTATAAGGCAAGAAATATTAAACTTAAGGGGCTCTTTAAGTAGCGAAGAAGTAAATAAAAAAAGCAGGATGATTTTTAATAAGCTTATGACAATGGAAATTTACTGCAACAGTAAAATTATAATGTGTTATATGGATTTTAAAAATGAAGTTAAGACAGAGGGGTTTATAAAGACAAGTTTGCAAAAAGAGAAAAGGATTGCAGTACCATTAATAGACACGGATATGAACGGCAAAAAAGGTATAGTGCCATGTGAGATTTATAATATGGATTATGAATTGGAAAAAGGCATACTTGGAATTCTCGAACCTAAAAAAGAATTTAAAAGAGTATTAAATCCGGAAGATATTGATCTGGTAATAGTCCCCGGTATTGCATTTGACCTTCGAAAAAACAGGATTGGTTATGGAGCTGGATATTATGATAGGTTTTTAACAAGTATCAGGAGAGATTGCTTAAAAATAGGAGTAGCTTTTGAGTTGCAAATAGTAAATGAAATAACTGCTGAAGCTCATGATGTTCCCCTTGACATGATTATTACGGAGAAGAGAGTGATTAAATAA
- a CDS encoding PD-(D/E)XK nuclease family protein produces the protein MIYTLPLEKFFSNISFRLNVTANTRKQLNRFLALDFNVFDYIPVNEKNLSYIIGNLLDCKGKHGQENLFFIEFLRLLPPKMQKRIPKPINDYSILYEAPTKNIASINRKIDILVQSSNWNIIIENKPFVGDQYGQLRDYIANLGGGQKCMTIYMPGYHKYPEETSLSKEERSILEEEGCFFIFPYHPKVKEWLENCYRICTAEKVKGFLTDFKNYLNKEFPDHLDTNEIQ, from the coding sequence ATGATATATACCTTACCGCTTGAAAAGTTTTTCTCAAACATCAGCTTTAGGCTTAATGTCACAGCTAATACAAGAAAACAGTTAAATCGTTTTCTTGCTTTGGATTTCAATGTTTTTGATTATATTCCTGTCAATGAAAAGAATCTATCTTATATTATTGGAAATTTGCTTGATTGTAAAGGAAAACACGGGCAGGAAAATTTATTTTTTATTGAGTTTTTAAGACTACTTCCTCCAAAAATGCAGAAGAGAATTCCAAAACCTATTAACGATTATTCTATATTATATGAAGCTCCCACAAAGAATATTGCAAGTATTAACAGGAAAATAGACATCCTTGTTCAATCTTCGAACTGGAACATTATTATAGAGAATAAACCATTTGTTGGAGACCAATATGGACAGCTGCGTGATTATATAGCCAACCTGGGTGGTGGACAGAAATGTATGACTATTTATATGCCCGGTTATCACAAGTATCCCGAAGAAACAAGCCTCTCAAAGGAAGAGCGGAGCATCCTTGAGGAGGAAGGCTGCTTTTTCATTTTTCCTTATCATCCAAAGGTAAAAGAATGGCTTGAAAATTGTTACAGAATTTGCACTGCGGAAAAGGTTAAGGGATTTCTCACAGATTTTAAGAACTATTTAAACAAGGAATTCCCTGATCACCTGGATACTAATGAGATTCAGTAA
- a CDS encoding phospho-sugar mutase produces MEAYKNYQVWLESEYFDEEIKNELINIKDNREEIEDRFYKELEFGTAGLRGIIGAGTNRMNKYVIRKVSQGIADYINSKSNSAEDKGEVRVVIAYDSRYKSPEFAIEAAQVFAGNGIKTYLFDELRPVPVLSFSIRYLEAAGGIAITASHNPKNYNGYKVYGEDGAQLLPDESDAALKFIENVKDFSQIKIMEMDKALQEGLITIIGKEIDDAYVEVLKSYCINPDLIKKEGDTFKIVYTPLNGSGNKFVRRILNEIGFKNVIVVKEQENPDPEFPTVKTPNPEDKSVFELALKIAKKENADLIIGTDPDSDRVGIKVKNRNGSYVFLTGNQIGCLMLEYILSQKSLKRALPNKGFIVKTIVSTKLANLIAEKYNIEVEEVLTGFKFIGEKIRVLDEFGDKKYLFGFEESYGYLIGTYARDKDAVSASMMIAEMGAYYKSKGMLLLDALEKLYEKYGYAAEDVVSFTLEGKEGLAKIKAIMQKLREDKNMAIGGYTIVSISDYLSGEKYNRLTGEKEKLFLPPSDVIYYELTDGSKLTGKTWFCIRPSGTEPKIKVYSETFGNNMKEAKDKLNDLKEKVLNILKSKI; encoded by the coding sequence ATGGAGGCATATAAAAACTATCAAGTGTGGCTTGAAAGCGAATACTTTGATGAGGAAATTAAAAATGAACTGATAAATATCAAAGATAATAGAGAAGAGATTGAAGACAGGTTTTACAAAGAACTTGAGTTTGGTACTGCAGGCTTGAGAGGAATAATTGGGGCAGGTACCAATAGGATGAATAAATATGTTATTAGAAAGGTATCCCAGGGTATAGCAGATTATATTAACAGCAAAAGTAATAGTGCGGAAGACAAAGGAGAGGTAAGAGTGGTAATTGCTTACGATTCACGATATAAATCTCCTGAATTTGCCATTGAAGCTGCTCAAGTGTTTGCCGGAAATGGGATAAAAACCTACCTTTTTGATGAACTAAGGCCGGTACCGGTTCTGTCTTTTTCAATCAGATATTTAGAAGCTGCTGGAGGTATTGCGATAACCGCAAGTCATAATCCCAAAAATTATAATGGGTATAAGGTTTATGGGGAAGATGGTGCACAACTTTTACCTGATGAATCTGACGCCGCATTAAAATTTATTGAAAATGTGAAAGACTTTTCCCAGATTAAGATAATGGAGATGGATAAAGCTTTACAGGAAGGGCTTATAACGATAATTGGCAAGGAAATTGACGATGCATATGTAGAGGTATTGAAAAGCTACTGTATTAATCCGGATTTAATAAAAAAAGAAGGGGATACATTTAAAATAGTTTATACACCCTTGAACGGTTCAGGGAATAAGTTTGTCCGAAGAATACTGAATGAAATAGGCTTTAAAAATGTTATAGTTGTCAAAGAGCAGGAAAATCCTGATCCGGAATTTCCCACAGTAAAAACTCCAAATCCGGAGGATAAAAGTGTATTTGAATTGGCTCTTAAAATAGCAAAGAAGGAGAATGCGGACCTGATTATTGGTACCGACCCTGATAGTGATAGAGTAGGTATAAAGGTGAAAAACAGGAACGGATCCTATGTATTTTTAACAGGTAACCAAATAGGGTGTCTTATGCTAGAATATATTCTTTCTCAAAAAAGTCTAAAAAGAGCTTTGCCCAATAAAGGATTTATAGTGAAAACTATTGTTTCTACAAAACTTGCAAATCTGATTGCTGAAAAATATAATATTGAAGTAGAGGAGGTTCTAACAGGCTTTAAATTTATTGGAGAAAAAATAAGAGTTCTGGATGAATTTGGCGATAAAAAGTATTTATTCGGCTTTGAAGAAAGTTATGGATATTTAATAGGGACGTATGCCAGGGATAAAGATGCAGTATCGGCATCCATGATGATTGCTGAAATGGGAGCATATTATAAATCAAAGGGAATGTTATTATTGGACGCTCTCGAGAAACTGTATGAAAAATATGGTTATGCAGCAGAGGATGTTGTATCATTTACTCTTGAAGGTAAAGAGGGCCTGGCAAAAATAAAGGCTATTATGCAAAAGCTGAGAGAAGATAAAAATATGGCAATTGGCGGTTATACAATTGTATCTATATCGGATTATCTTTCAGGAGAAAAGTATAATCGGTTAACGGGTGAAAAGGAGAAGCTTTTTCTGCCCCCATCTGATGTAATCTACTATGAGTTAACGGATGGGTCAAAATTAACAGGAAAGACATGGTTTTGCATAAGGCCATCAGGTACCGAGCCAAAAATAAAAGTGTATTCGGAAACTTTCGGTAATAATATGAAAGAGGCAAAAGATAAACTCAATGACTTGAAAGAGAAAGTTTTAAATATATTAAAAAGCAAGATTTGA
- a CDS encoding YegS/Rv2252/BmrU family lipid kinase — protein MEKAILVYNPLSGQRSVPYKIDHIIGRFMDNDILIQPFRTYNIEEDKLLDILNNGNYSRVIISGGDGTINTVVNIMLKNNINLPIGIIPSGTCNDFARCLRIPSNLDKCLDIVLSGKTIKIDVGIVNGEKYFLNTCAGGILVDVSFSTSGELKKNIGPLAYYLRALGEMANIRPFNLKLTANGQNIDVDALMFIILNGRHAAGFNNIAGTADLTDGLMDIIIIKNCWHIDVAGILLKVLANDLLSHKSIISLKAKFCVIEGDSNVALTLDGEKGPGLPISVEFINKHLSVFVR, from the coding sequence ATGGAAAAAGCAATATTAGTATATAACCCGTTATCAGGTCAAAGAAGTGTACCCTACAAAATTGACCATATTATAGGTCGTTTTATGGATAATGATATATTAATACAACCTTTCAGAACATACAATATTGAAGAAGATAAATTGCTTGACATATTAAATAATGGAAATTATTCTCGTGTCATTATTTCAGGCGGTGACGGTACAATTAATACTGTGGTTAATATTATGCTTAAGAATAATATTAATTTACCCATAGGAATAATACCGTCGGGTACTTGTAATGATTTTGCAAGATGTTTGAGAATACCTTCAAATTTGGACAAGTGTCTGGATATAGTCCTTTCAGGGAAAACAATAAAAATCGATGTAGGCATTGTTAACGGTGAGAAATATTTTCTTAACACTTGCGCAGGAGGAATACTTGTAGATGTATCCTTCAGTACCAGTGGAGAACTGAAAAAGAACATAGGCCCTCTGGCATATTACTTGAGAGCCCTTGGCGAAATGGCCAATATCAGGCCTTTTAACTTGAAATTGACAGCAAATGGTCAAAATATAGATGTTGATGCATTAATGTTTATTATACTAAACGGAAGACATGCAGCAGGCTTTAATAATATTGCAGGGACTGCAGACCTGACTGACGGTCTTATGGATATAATAATAATTAAAAACTGTTGGCATATTGATGTGGCCGGTATCCTTTTAAAAGTACTGGCTAATGACCTTTTGAGCCACAAAAGCATAATTAGCCTTAAGGCAAAATTTTGTGTTATTGAAGGGGACAGTAATGTTGCATTAACATTGGATGGCGAAAAAGGTCCCGGTCTTCCAATATCAGTGGAGTTTATTAATAAACACTTGAGTGTATTTGTAAGGTAG
- a CDS encoding CPBP family intramembrane metalloprotease, whose translation MKRKVTLTGANLVFFTFASLFAFSQFILLIIIIIISTVFGEFYARDFLIRNIYLLTFINEFIIILIPVLIYAFVKKLNFKEVFRFKKLKFIPSLLIIVMSVPAYFVALMLNSTVVYFLQFLGDIPVQLIPTPKNLPELLAGIFFIAVTPGICEEMMHRGLLLTAYEKRGTVKALVITSLFFGIFHFDITNLLGPVFLGFVIGYYVVRTDSIFAGMLAHFLNNTIAELIQYFTSSDREPEKIVITSQEMLSIILYGIVSIIILGFFMLLFKKFTEGKYIYKPPISNIKVDFISIISHWPITLIILLYIFMTFIYLITL comes from the coding sequence ATGAAAAGAAAAGTAACTCTAACGGGTGCTAACTTGGTTTTCTTTACCTTTGCCTCATTGTTTGCCTTTTCCCAATTTATTTTGTTAATAATAATTATTATTATAAGTACTGTTTTCGGCGAGTTTTATGCCAGAGATTTTCTAATAAGAAATATATATTTATTAACTTTTATAAATGAATTTATTATTATACTTATACCAGTGTTGATTTATGCTTTTGTTAAAAAATTAAATTTTAAAGAAGTATTCAGATTTAAAAAGCTTAAGTTTATACCGTCTTTGCTCATAATAGTTATGTCTGTTCCCGCATATTTTGTCGCTCTTATGCTAAATAGTACGGTTGTCTATTTTTTGCAATTTTTAGGGGATATACCGGTACAGCTCATCCCAACTCCTAAAAATTTGCCTGAACTTTTGGCGGGAATTTTCTTTATTGCTGTGACTCCTGGAATATGTGAGGAAATGATGCACAGGGGTTTGCTATTAACTGCTTATGAAAAGAGAGGTACAGTAAAGGCGTTAGTTATAACATCCTTATTTTTCGGGATTTTTCATTTTGATATAACGAACCTGTTAGGCCCGGTGTTTTTGGGGTTTGTTATCGGATATTATGTAGTACGTACCGATTCCATATTTGCCGGTATGCTGGCCCATTTTCTAAATAATACCATTGCTGAACTTATTCAGTATTTCACGAGTTCTGATAGAGAACCTGAAAAAATTGTTATAACAAGCCAGGAAATGCTATCAATTATCCTTTATGGCATTGTAAGTATAATAATATTAGGGTTTTTTATGCTGCTTTTTAAGAAATTCACAGAAGGGAAATATATATATAAACCCCCAATCAGTAATATTAAAGTCGACTTTATATCTATAATTTCACATTGGCCTATAACATTGATAATTCTATTATATATTTTCATGACCTTTATTTATTTAATAACTTTATAG
- a CDS encoding DUF4445 domain-containing protein has protein sequence MYTVRVHTNGKMREFNVIPGKNLLDFLRDNSIDISTPCGGKGTCGKCRIRVKGLLELPSEKEKVLLGNKALTDGYRLACYNKIESDIEIYLDSDDENKDANIVTSGLEKVIKVRPIVIKKYVEMPIPDISDQRPDTDRVIDAFGGNIELTSIELIRKLPELIRKQGYKVTIIGNENEIIGIEPGNTSNKLYGMAVDIGTTTIAAYLYDLNNGKRMDVYSTLNPQRKFGADVLSRIDYASNSEASQNNIHREIIGCINHIIETFSQNNGIESSDIYIAVFVGNTTMIHFLMDLSAKNIALSPFIPVTTSIYNIKSTELNIKINQRGMIVIFPSVSAYIGADTVAGVLSTGMHEKDEISLLVDIGTNGEIVLGNKDWMYSCSTAAGPAFEGANIRNGIGGIRGAIDRVFFEDKLRYTTIGNGKPIGICGSGIVDVIAGMLENGIIDETGRIIDIDELSDLEKDYKTRLAKIDGLNSFILAKGEDSFSYNEIAITQKDVRELQNAKAAIAAGIKVLIKKAGIRADDISKVYLAGGFGNYINIKSALKIGLIPAELKEEKIESVGNAAGSGAILGLLSVKKLEETIKIKNMIKYIELSASKEFVDEYVNSMFF, from the coding sequence ATGTATACTGTGAGGGTACATACTAACGGGAAAATGCGGGAATTTAATGTAATACCAGGTAAAAATTTACTGGATTTTTTGCGAGATAATTCTATAGATATATCTACACCTTGCGGGGGAAAAGGGACTTGCGGGAAGTGCCGGATTAGAGTAAAGGGACTTTTAGAATTGCCTTCGGAGAAAGAAAAGGTTCTTCTCGGGAATAAAGCCTTGACTGATGGTTACAGATTAGCATGCTATAACAAAATTGAATCTGATATTGAAATATACTTGGACAGTGACGATGAAAATAAAGACGCAAACATTGTCACCTCTGGGCTGGAGAAAGTAATAAAGGTTAGGCCCATTGTTATAAAAAAATATGTAGAGATGCCTATACCTGACATATCAGACCAGAGACCCGATACTGATAGAGTTATTGATGCCTTTGGCGGTAATATAGAATTGACTTCTATAGAGTTAATTAGAAAGCTTCCTGAATTAATAAGGAAACAAGGATACAAAGTAACAATTATTGGCAATGAAAATGAGATTATTGGGATTGAGCCTGGAAATACTTCAAATAAACTATACGGTATGGCCGTTGATATAGGCACAACTACAATTGCTGCGTATTTATATGACTTAAACAATGGCAAAAGAATGGATGTATATTCAACGCTGAATCCGCAAAGGAAATTTGGGGCAGATGTTTTATCACGCATAGACTATGCTAGTAATTCAGAAGCATCTCAAAATAACATACATAGAGAAATTATTGGCTGTATAAACCATATCATAGAGACATTTTCACAAAACAATGGCATTGAAAGCAGTGATATATATATTGCTGTATTTGTGGGCAATACAACAATGATACACTTCTTGATGGATTTATCTGCAAAGAACATTGCCCTGTCACCTTTTATACCTGTTACTACAAGCATTTACAATATAAAGTCGACAGAGCTTAACATTAAAATAAATCAAAGAGGCATGATCGTCATATTTCCTTCAGTTTCTGCATATATTGGTGCTGATACTGTTGCCGGTGTACTTTCTACAGGAATGCATGAAAAGGATGAAATATCATTACTGGTAGATATTGGTACAAATGGGGAAATTGTTTTAGGAAATAAAGACTGGATGTATTCATGTTCTACTGCAGCAGGCCCTGCCTTCGAAGGGGCAAATATACGAAATGGGATAGGTGGAATTAGAGGTGCTATAGATAGGGTTTTTTTCGAAGATAAATTAAGGTATACTACAATCGGTAATGGAAAGCCTATAGGGATATGTGGGTCAGGTATTGTGGACGTAATCGCAGGAATGCTTGAGAATGGCATTATAGACGAGACGGGCAGGATTATTGATATTGATGAATTATCTGACTTAGAAAAGGATTATAAGACAAGATTGGCGAAGATTGACGGATTAAATTCATTTATTTTGGCAAAGGGTGAGGATAGCTTTTCCTATAATGAGATTGCCATTACACAAAAAGATGTAAGAGAGTTGCAAAATGCGAAGGCAGCTATAGCTGCAGGTATAAAAGTATTAATAAAAAAAGCAGGGATAAGGGCTGATGATATAAGCAAAGTTTATTTGGCAGGAGGATTCGGAAATTATATAAATATTAAAAGCGCATTAAAAATTGGTCTAATACCTGCAGAATTAAAGGAAGAAAAAATAGAATCTGTTGGAAATGCTGCGGGTTCAGGAGCCATCTTAGGCCTTCTATCGGTTAAAAAATTAGAAGAAACTATTAAAATAAAAAATATGATAAAATACATAGAGTTATCTGCATCAAAAGAATTTGTTGATGAATATGTCAATTCTATGTTTTTTTAG
- the spoIVA gene encoding stage IV sporulation protein A — MDNYNIYRQIAERTQGDIYIGVVGPVRTGKSTFIKRFMDLLVIPNIENEYDRERAKDELPQSATGRTIMTTEPKFVPNEAIKIVLDENAQLKVRLVDCVGYLVKGALGYLENNAPRMVSTPWFDHQIPFEEAAELGTRKVINDHSTIGLLVTTDGSITEIQREEYVEAEKRVVNELKSINKPFIIILNSTRPFANETLKLKEELEEKYLVPVVNVNVAQMRIEDINNIMEKVLFEFPICEIGINLPEWVDALDSNHWLRIKFMDSIKEALKNVKKIREVKDAVAKFSGLEFIKKAYIEKIDLGVGNVSMELSTPDELFYRILSELTGLEIEGDRRLVSLMKDLARIKKEYERVEYALHEVKVKGYGIVMPQIEELSLEEPEIIKQGNRFGVRLRASAPSVHMIKADIETEIAPLVGSEKQSEELVDYLLKEFENEPGKIWNSNIFGKSLHDLVTEGLYNKLSRMPEDSQLKLQETLQRIINEGSGGLICIIL; from the coding sequence GTGGATAATTATAATATATACAGGCAAATTGCAGAAAGAACTCAAGGAGATATTTACATAGGAGTAGTAGGTCCTGTCAGGACCGGAAAATCAACTTTTATTAAACGTTTTATGGATTTACTTGTTATACCCAATATTGAAAATGAATATGATAGAGAAAGAGCGAAAGATGAATTGCCCCAAAGTGCAACAGGTAGAACTATAATGACTACTGAGCCTAAGTTTGTGCCAAATGAAGCAATAAAAATTGTATTGGATGAAAACGCCCAATTAAAAGTCAGGCTGGTAGACTGTGTTGGATATCTTGTAAAAGGAGCATTGGGCTATTTAGAGAATAATGCCCCCAGGATGGTATCAACACCTTGGTTTGATCACCAAATACCCTTTGAAGAAGCAGCGGAATTAGGTACAAGAAAGGTAATAAACGACCATTCCACTATAGGGTTGCTCGTTACTACAGATGGCAGTATAACTGAAATTCAACGGGAAGAATATGTTGAAGCAGAAAAACGGGTAGTAAATGAACTTAAGTCTATAAATAAACCCTTTATAATTATATTGAATTCTACAAGACCCTTTGCAAATGAGACACTTAAACTTAAAGAAGAGCTTGAAGAAAAATATTTGGTCCCGGTGGTAAATGTTAATGTTGCCCAGATGAGGATAGAAGATATAAATAATATTATGGAAAAAGTCCTGTTTGAATTTCCGATATGCGAGATTGGTATAAACCTTCCGGAATGGGTTGATGCCCTTGATAGTAACCATTGGCTCAGGATTAAATTTATGGATTCTATAAAAGAAGCGCTTAAGAATGTCAAAAAGATACGTGAAGTCAAAGATGCAGTTGCAAAATTTAGCGGACTTGAATTTATTAAGAAGGCTTACATTGAAAAAATCGATTTGGGTGTTGGAAATGTATCTATGGAGCTCTCTACCCCCGATGAACTATTTTACCGGATTCTAAGTGAATTGACCGGACTTGAAATAGAAGGTGATCGTAGACTTGTAAGCCTGATGAAAGACCTTGCAAGAATTAAAAAAGAATATGAAAGGGTTGAATATGCCCTACATGAAGTAAAAGTTAAAGGGTATGGTATAGTAATGCCACAAATAGAAGAGCTTTCTTTGGAAGAACCGGAAATAATAAAACAGGGTAATAGATTCGGCGTAAGGTTAAGAGCCAGCGCACCCAGCGTGCATATGATTAAGGCTGACATAGAGACAGAAATTGCACCATTGGTGGGAAGTGAAAAACAATCGGAAGAGCTGGTAGATTATCTCCTTAAAGAATTTGAAAATGAGCCGGGGAAAATATGGAATTCCAATATCTTTGGCAAATCATTGCATGATTTGGTAACTGAAGGATTGTACAATAAACTTAGCCGTATGCCGGAAGATTCACAATTAAAACTGCAGGAGACATTGCAAAGAATAATAAATGAAGGAAGCGGCGGACTTATATGCATTATTTTGTAA